In one window of Pseudodesulfovibrio sediminis DNA:
- a CDS encoding DMT family transporter produces MAGFIYVLAAALMWGVIGIFTNFILADGVGALEIAFWRASFAWIFFFTHASATKQVRVHRADLPALLAFGFICVTLFYGVYQLAIRDIGMAMSAVLLYTAPAWVAFLSWIVLKEQMTIVKTLCVVMTILGVACISLGPKLLSGDTIELNLFGLAAGLISGFTYALYYIFGKKFLYRYATPTIFVYALPFGALLLLPFVDFAPKSLQTWMLLIGMALVTSYGAFSVYYAGLKRMDATHASVIATFEPVVAAISAYVVFGEKFSVIGYAGSTLILGAVLLVVLTGTRKKRIENAEG; encoded by the coding sequence ATGGCGGGATTCATCTATGTACTTGCGGCGGCGCTCATGTGGGGAGTCATTGGTATTTTTACCAATTTTATATTGGCAGATGGCGTCGGCGCATTAGAAATCGCGTTCTGGCGCGCGAGCTTTGCTTGGATCTTTTTTTTCACACACGCCTCTGCAACCAAACAAGTCAGGGTTCACCGCGCAGACCTGCCCGCCCTGCTCGCATTCGGCTTCATCTGCGTCACGCTCTTCTATGGTGTATATCAACTGGCCATCCGGGACATAGGCATGGCCATGTCCGCGGTTCTCCTGTACACAGCTCCTGCCTGGGTCGCTTTCCTGTCCTGGATCGTACTCAAAGAGCAGATGACCATTGTCAAGACACTCTGTGTCGTCATGACCATTCTTGGCGTCGCGTGCATCAGTCTGGGGCCGAAGCTGCTCAGCGGCGACACTATTGAACTCAACCTGTTCGGACTTGCCGCCGGTCTCATCTCCGGTTTCACCTACGCTCTATATTACATCTTCGGGAAGAAGTTCCTCTACAGATACGCCACACCAACCATTTTCGTCTACGCGCTCCCCTTTGGCGCACTGCTGCTTCTACCGTTCGTCGACTTCGCACCAAAGTCTCTCCAGACGTGGATGCTCCTCATCGGCATGGCGCTGGTGACTTCCTACGGCGCTTTTTCAGTCTATTACGCCGGCCTTAAACGAATGGACGCAACACACGCCTCGGTAATCGCCACCTTCGAACCCGTAGTGGCGGCCATATCCGCCTATGTGGTATTTGGTGAAAAATTCTCCGTGATCGGCTATGCGGGAAGTACACTCATTCTTGGGGCGGTACTGCTGGTCGTCCTCACAGGAACCAGAAAAAAGCGTATCGAAAACGCGGAGGGTTAA
- a CDS encoding UvrD-helicase domain-containing protein, whose amino-acid sequence MSLLKQVKASAGSGKTYQLTRRFLTLLDGCDDSMPPFVCTNTPGKQFTWPEILAVTFTNKAATEMKERVVTGLKGAALGIGDQQDICSPETAHKTLGAILRRYHRLNIRTIDSLLALLLRLFALEFGIQPDFEIVFDEQELFEAIFDHFVSICETNEDEYELLADALDTLVRLEGRKGFWVQDTIRKRLKELVGYLSSAPNTLLTDQDTIRELLITEYADFKRSVNAMVVLVNESGLPVQANVKKLLAKYEGLELFDTPEIKSAYLYKDAFRDCVNKAGKDNVDDHAEAIYAHFKEACFAYAAAHATLAGALFLAPAIEIALRLANGLDTLQRQRGMVLGSGLAGHVNTLLSQGDTVSEAYCRLGCRLHHLLIDEFQDTSREQWNAITPLAQECLAKGGSLYFVGDVKQAIYSWRGGDSSLFDEIMTQPDIAGLVEEAKGDTLPDNWRSHRNVVEFNNAFFSNLEDADLTTELAENLFSTAPADFKTRFAVELTRSFLDCSQSLPEKNGNTGGYVRMERLAGGRNSDIEEHALERLDELMDDLSARRCYRDIGILVRSHKHATLVCDLLVQKNIPVITENSLQLDRHPIVRQLAGLLGFLDYPRDDVAFLTFISGNELFLAESGLDRSALMDWLTIPTKKPLGVQFREDYPEHWQRYIEPFYNQSGLMTPYDLTQEAIRVFRVLERHPDSELYVRRFLEVIHLAEENGYGSLAAFLEFWDEKSDQEKVPLPENIDAVRIMTIHKSKGLEFPVVIIPFHHWDAKKDQDFTVLNYKEHTLLAPMKKELGLPYHESMGRTVREQLNLLYVAWTRAREELYGFFTEKPESSPALAAMNLFLELDENDIFEQGITPTETIPSTPQPTPQARDLPANEQEVSLMEWLPRLRVYRHNLDEYFFNERMRGEVAHRVMEHMRITGDDQADRERAIRMAMEDFPALGSLSSTELDELKTDLITMSTWALGQQQLRTWLSTGLREPEVMDAEGQFKRLDLLYRGEDTIIVDFKTGQPTPKNAEQVREYMQILKAIDGRTPQGFLVYLDRQEIQQVGEEA is encoded by the coding sequence ATGTCACTTCTCAAGCAGGTCAAGGCTTCCGCAGGTTCGGGGAAGACCTACCAGCTCACCCGTCGTTTTCTGACACTGCTTGACGGTTGCGATGATTCAATGCCCCCCTTTGTGTGCACCAACACTCCCGGCAAGCAATTCACCTGGCCTGAAATCCTGGCGGTCACTTTCACCAACAAGGCTGCCACCGAAATGAAAGAACGGGTCGTCACGGGCTTGAAAGGCGCGGCCCTTGGCATTGGGGACCAACAGGATATCTGCTCACCGGAAACAGCCCACAAGACCCTCGGAGCGATCCTGCGCCGCTACCACCGGCTGAACATTCGCACCATCGACTCACTGCTGGCCCTGCTGCTCCGCCTCTTTGCCCTGGAATTCGGCATTCAGCCTGACTTTGAAATCGTCTTTGACGAACAGGAATTGTTCGAAGCCATTTTCGACCACTTCGTCTCCATATGCGAAACCAATGAAGACGAATACGAACTGCTGGCCGATGCCCTGGACACCCTAGTCCGCCTCGAAGGACGCAAGGGATTCTGGGTACAGGACACCATCCGCAAGCGGCTCAAGGAGCTGGTCGGCTATCTTTCTTCCGCACCAAACACGCTATTGACCGATCAGGACACCATCAGAGAACTGCTGATCACCGAATACGCCGACTTCAAACGGTCGGTGAACGCCATGGTCGTGCTCGTGAACGAATCCGGCCTGCCGGTACAGGCCAACGTCAAGAAACTGCTGGCAAAATACGAGGGCCTTGAGCTTTTCGACACCCCGGAAATCAAATCGGCCTATCTGTACAAGGATGCTTTTCGCGATTGCGTGAACAAGGCGGGAAAAGACAACGTTGATGACCACGCAGAAGCGATCTATGCCCACTTCAAGGAAGCCTGCTTCGCTTACGCAGCAGCCCACGCCACACTGGCGGGAGCGCTTTTCCTGGCCCCAGCCATCGAAATAGCCCTTCGACTGGCCAATGGATTGGATACATTGCAACGACAACGCGGCATGGTGCTCGGCTCCGGCCTTGCAGGACACGTGAACACCCTGCTGAGCCAGGGAGACACCGTGTCCGAGGCATACTGCCGCCTTGGGTGCCGACTGCATCACCTGCTCATCGATGAATTTCAGGATACCAGCAGGGAACAATGGAATGCCATCACCCCGCTCGCGCAGGAATGCCTCGCCAAAGGCGGCAGCCTCTATTTCGTCGGCGACGTCAAGCAGGCCATCTACAGTTGGCGCGGCGGAGACTCATCCCTGTTCGACGAAATCATGACCCAGCCGGACATCGCAGGGCTGGTAGAAGAGGCCAAGGGCGACACCCTGCCCGACAACTGGCGCAGTCACAGGAATGTCGTTGAATTCAACAATGCCTTTTTCAGCAATCTTGAAGATGCGGACCTCACCACGGAACTGGCTGAGAACCTGTTCTCAACCGCTCCGGCAGATTTCAAGACCCGCTTTGCCGTTGAATTGACCCGCAGCTTTCTCGATTGCTCCCAGTCACTCCCTGAAAAAAACGGCAATACCGGCGGCTACGTGCGCATGGAGCGTCTGGCTGGCGGCAGAAACAGCGACATAGAAGAACATGCCCTTGAACGACTGGACGAGCTGATGGACGACCTGAGCGCCCGCCGCTGCTACCGTGACATTGGTATTCTGGTCCGTTCCCACAAACACGCCACCCTTGTTTGTGACCTGCTTGTGCAAAAGAACATCCCGGTGATCACCGAGAACTCCCTGCAACTGGACAGACATCCCATTGTCCGCCAACTGGCTGGGCTCCTCGGTTTCCTCGACTACCCGCGCGATGATGTCGCTTTTCTGACATTCATCAGCGGCAACGAACTCTTTCTGGCCGAATCAGGCCTGGACAGATCCGCTCTTATGGATTGGCTCACGATTCCCACAAAGAAACCGCTGGGCGTCCAGTTCCGAGAGGATTACCCGGAGCACTGGCAGCGTTATATCGAACCTTTTTACAACCAATCCGGGCTGATGACTCCCTATGACCTGACACAGGAAGCCATCCGCGTCTTTCGTGTACTGGAACGTCACCCTGATTCCGAGCTCTATGTCCGTCGCTTTCTCGAAGTCATCCATCTGGCCGAAGAAAACGGGTATGGCTCTCTCGCAGCTTTCCTGGAATTCTGGGATGAGAAATCAGACCAGGAAAAGGTTCCGTTGCCCGAAAACATTGATGCCGTGCGCATCATGACCATACACAAATCCAAGGGGCTGGAGTTCCCGGTAGTCATCATCCCTTTCCATCATTGGGATGCAAAAAAAGATCAGGATTTCACTGTACTGAACTACAAGGAACACACTCTGCTCGCCCCCATGAAAAAAGAACTGGGCCTTCCCTACCATGAAAGCATGGGGCGCACGGTCCGCGAACAACTCAACCTGCTCTATGTGGCCTGGACCCGTGCACGCGAGGAGCTCTACGGATTCTTTACGGAAAAACCGGAATCCTCACCCGCGCTGGCTGCCATGAACCTGTTTCTAGAACTGGATGAAAACGATATTTTCGAGCAGGGCATCACGCCAACCGAAACGATTCCGTCCACCCCACAGCCGACACCGCAAGCGCGTGACCTGCCTGCAAACGAGCAGGAAGTCAGCCTCATGGAGTGGCTGCCTCGTCTCCGGGTCTATCGCCACAATCTGGATGAATATTTCTTTAACGAACGCATGCGCGGCGAAGTGGCCCACCGGGTCATGGAGCACATGCGCATCACCGGCGACGACCAGGCCGACAGAGAACGCGCCATCCGCATGGCCATGGAAGACTTTCCGGCGCTGGGCTCACTGAGTTCGACCGAACTGGACGAGTTGAAGACCGACCTGATCACCATGTCCACCTGGGCGCTCGGGCAGCAACAGCTCCGCACATGGCTCTCAACAGGTCTGCGCGAGCCTGAAGTCATGGATGCAGAGGGACAGTTCAAACGGCTGGATCTGCTCTATCGGGGCGAGGACACCATCATCGTGGATTTCAAAACCGGCCAGCCCACTCCAAAAAATGCAGAACAGGTCCGTGAATACATGCAGATTCTCAAAGCGATCGACGGCAGAACACCGCAGGGTTTTCTGGTCTACCTTGACCGACAGGAAATCCAGCAGGTCGGGGAGGAAGCATAG
- a CDS encoding pseudouridine synthase, whose translation MPDLDKHIIESGLEGVRLDKVLNDFMPDTGLRYRRRLCDDGRVLVDGKVRKPGYKVRAAQEVTISQGATYMSASELGVEIVAQGPLFAAVSKPRGVHSAIIAGRDEPSVESVLGELFPDDLPILLNRLDYMTSGLLLVAVDGTGVGMYQKLEDAGEIKKFYLAKVLGRLDGMVTVKNALDTDNRKTTRVLDEKDADSRRWTDVDDLSHDHGTNTSQVRCLIMKGARHQIRAHLASIGHPIVGDALYGEATEEQILYLHHQRIEFPGFEAECLAGWEE comes from the coding sequence ATGCCAGATCTGGATAAACATATCATCGAAAGCGGGCTGGAAGGCGTACGCCTGGACAAGGTGCTGAACGATTTCATGCCCGACACCGGCCTGCGGTATCGACGCAGATTGTGCGACGACGGGCGTGTATTGGTGGACGGCAAGGTCCGTAAGCCAGGATACAAGGTTCGAGCCGCTCAAGAGGTGACGATATCACAAGGAGCTACATATATGTCAGCAAGTGAACTCGGAGTGGAGATTGTTGCCCAAGGTCCGCTTTTCGCGGCAGTGTCCAAACCAAGAGGCGTCCATTCCGCTATTATTGCGGGAAGGGATGAGCCTAGTGTTGAGAGTGTTTTGGGAGAACTCTTCCCTGACGATTTACCGATTCTGTTGAATCGTTTGGACTATATGACTTCCGGCTTGTTGCTCGTGGCCGTGGATGGTACCGGCGTCGGAATGTATCAGAAGCTTGAAGATGCCGGTGAAATCAAGAAGTTCTACCTGGCCAAGGTCCTTGGGCGTCTGGACGGTATGGTTACGGTGAAAAATGCGCTGGATACGGACAACCGCAAGACGACCAGAGTCTTGGACGAAAAGGATGCTGATTCTCGACGCTGGACCGATGTGGATGACCTGTCTCATGATCATGGAACCAACACCAGTCAGGTTCGGTGTCTGATCATGAAAGGTGCTCGTCACCAGATTCGGGCGCATCTGGCGTCAATAGGACATCCGATTGTCGGTGATGCGTTGTATGGCGAGGCGACCGAAGAACAGATTCTCTATCTGCACCACCAACGCATTGAGTTCCCCGGTTTCGAGGCAGAGTGTCTGGCCGGATGGGAAGAGTAG
- a CDS encoding PD-(D/E)XK nuclease family protein: MQPITLIPWHTDFMPALTEYLVRREDFSDLTVLFPHNRPRRHLKALLTAHAALPRPVFMPQMTSIAEFVSGLHRNLSETPFIQANQLDLVTLLFEVVNDLRTRSGSLLSRLPELDLEAFLPWGIRLAKLMDDLLRQDITPQDLTYMQGEVSSYAAGLLEQIQAIHEAFIDRVRAKGWTTAGLSAKYILEHLDAVETSLNGKPIIAAGFYALSGAEDTLFKTLWQAGLLHPIIHGDPAMANTNRPHWAAAEHSAWLERWRTHAEIPDWAESAETKPAVRFCEGYDRHSQLAGLVEDMQEADGLDETAVVLPDEGALLPILHMLPEKEPNISMGYPLERTSLARLIETLLTLQENRLDDGRYYWRDLIALIRHPYLRLLGPDDKPLRKVLHIWESRIREGEKYVDPFLWEPPYTDEILDEVDKLVAEPLRQEVLRHCLTSFEQADTLAKVGDALNTLAALLHAQGERLWHTYLIDAECLFRLTSSVIPELKSAEASHEEFSRTTLYSFLRRMLSQERVSFEPEPLAGLQVLGVLETRLLHFKRLFILDAVEERLPGTNPYDPLLPDPLRKLLGLPDARERDNVSGYNFYRLLMGAQEAVIYYQSGVQPGLLDSKSVRSRFVEQLLWEQEQKKGKILDTDDALIHSVTFPASPLPSGPDAIPVTDAIRSALLEKLTSRGLSPSSLDRYMNCPKQFFYAYLTRVRPIQSVDEDGDRSEFGSLIHEVLKEFLTPYIGIETELGKLDAALLMKKFNDIFAASDFFARLPLDTRMGLKETGRYRLTEFLASQQTATLMGLEKSLQSQVEIDGTAIPFSGQIDRIEQRDQEIFILDYKTGNAPMPKKGFWQDMELIERLESYGRDVIDPTLLTDLAAEIRSVQLPAYLYLYSLSERQYPAYAGLIKLGENGSEQLLFGPKWTPEERAEAVEEMTPLLVQTLVRHMLLAADFAPQPGTRCTWCDYSIPCGK; the protein is encoded by the coding sequence ATGCAACCCATTACGCTCATCCCCTGGCACACTGATTTCATGCCCGCGCTCACGGAGTACCTTGTCCGGCGCGAGGACTTTTCAGACCTCACAGTGCTGTTTCCGCACAACAGACCGCGCCGTCATCTCAAGGCGCTTCTGACCGCACACGCCGCCCTGCCGCGTCCGGTCTTCATGCCGCAGATGACCTCCATTGCCGAGTTCGTCTCCGGTCTGCACAGAAATCTGTCAGAAACGCCGTTCATTCAGGCCAACCAGCTCGATCTGGTGACCCTGCTTTTCGAGGTAGTCAACGACCTGCGTACCCGCAGTGGCAGTCTCCTTTCACGCCTGCCTGAACTGGATCTTGAGGCATTCCTGCCATGGGGCATTCGCCTCGCCAAACTCATGGACGATCTGTTGCGTCAGGATATCACGCCTCAAGACCTTACATACATGCAGGGCGAGGTGTCTTCCTATGCCGCAGGGCTACTGGAGCAGATTCAGGCCATCCACGAAGCGTTCATTGACCGAGTCCGAGCCAAAGGATGGACGACTGCCGGGTTGAGCGCGAAATACATCCTTGAGCACCTTGATGCCGTTGAGACATCGCTCAACGGAAAGCCCATTATCGCAGCCGGATTTTATGCATTGAGCGGAGCAGAAGATACACTTTTCAAGACGCTGTGGCAGGCTGGTTTACTCCATCCGATCATTCACGGCGACCCGGCCATGGCCAATACAAACCGCCCTCACTGGGCTGCAGCAGAACACTCGGCCTGGCTGGAACGATGGCGGACGCACGCAGAAATTCCCGACTGGGCAGAGTCTGCCGAAACAAAGCCGGCCGTCCGGTTCTGTGAAGGGTATGACCGCCATTCACAATTGGCGGGGCTGGTAGAGGACATGCAGGAAGCCGACGGACTGGATGAAACAGCCGTGGTACTGCCGGATGAAGGCGCGCTCCTGCCGATCCTTCACATGCTCCCGGAAAAAGAGCCGAATATCTCCATGGGATATCCGCTGGAACGGACTTCATTAGCCCGACTCATCGAGACGCTGCTTACCCTGCAAGAGAACAGACTGGATGACGGCCGCTACTACTGGCGCGACCTCATCGCCCTCATCAGGCATCCCTATCTCAGACTTCTCGGTCCGGATGACAAACCTCTGCGTAAGGTCCTCCACATCTGGGAATCCCGTATCAGGGAAGGAGAAAAGTATGTTGATCCCTTCCTTTGGGAGCCGCCTTACACAGATGAAATTCTTGACGAAGTGGACAAACTCGTTGCCGAGCCCCTGCGACAAGAAGTATTGCGCCACTGCCTGACCAGCTTTGAACAAGCCGACACCCTGGCCAAAGTCGGCGATGCGCTGAACACCCTCGCGGCACTTCTGCACGCACAGGGCGAACGCCTCTGGCACACCTATCTTATTGATGCGGAATGTCTCTTCAGGCTGACCAGTTCGGTCATCCCTGAGCTCAAGAGTGCCGAAGCCAGTCATGAGGAATTCAGCAGGACGACGCTCTACTCATTTCTCAGACGCATGCTCTCACAGGAGCGGGTTTCATTCGAACCGGAGCCATTGGCAGGACTTCAGGTACTCGGTGTGCTGGAAACACGCCTACTCCACTTCAAGCGCCTGTTCATTCTGGATGCGGTAGAGGAGCGTCTGCCCGGCACCAACCCCTATGATCCCTTGCTGCCCGACCCATTACGCAAGCTCCTCGGTCTGCCCGACGCACGGGAACGGGACAACGTGTCCGGCTACAACTTTTATCGACTCCTCATGGGCGCACAGGAAGCGGTCATTTATTATCAAAGCGGTGTTCAACCCGGCCTGCTTGATTCCAAATCCGTACGCAGCCGCTTCGTTGAACAACTGCTCTGGGAACAAGAGCAGAAAAAAGGAAAGATCCTCGATACCGATGATGCCCTGATTCATTCGGTAACTTTCCCGGCCAGCCCGCTGCCATCAGGACCGGACGCCATTCCTGTAACCGATGCCATCCGTTCGGCATTACTCGAAAAACTCACCAGCAGGGGGCTGTCTCCGTCTTCACTGGACCGATACATGAACTGTCCCAAGCAGTTTTTCTATGCCTACCTCACACGCGTCAGACCCATCCAATCCGTGGATGAGGACGGTGACCGCAGCGAGTTCGGCTCGCTCATCCATGAAGTTCTCAAAGAGTTTCTCACCCCGTATATCGGGATTGAAACCGAACTTGGCAAACTGGATGCGGCCCTGTTGATGAAAAAGTTCAATGACATTTTTGCAGCCAGTGATTTCTTTGCACGCCTTCCCCTTGATACCCGGATGGGCCTCAAGGAAACCGGTCGCTACCGATTGACCGAATTCTTGGCATCCCAACAAACGGCAACGCTTATGGGATTGGAAAAAAGCCTGCAATCACAGGTGGAAATTGACGGTACAGCCATCCCCTTTTCAGGACAGATCGACCGTATTGAACAACGCGATCAGGAAATCTTCATCCTGGATTACAAAACAGGCAACGCTCCCATGCCCAAGAAGGGATTCTGGCAGGACATGGAATTGATCGAACGGCTGGAATCCTATGGCCGGGACGTCATCGATCCGACATTACTGACCGATCTGGCAGCGGAAATCCGGAGCGTCCAACTGCCAGCATATCTGTACCTGTACTCACTCAGTGAACGCCAATATCCTGCTTATGCCGGCTTGATCAAATTGGGTGAAAACGGCTCCGAACAACTCCTGTTCGGCCCCAAATGGACACCGGAAGAACGCGCTGAAGCAGTGGAAGAAATGACGCCTCTGTTGGTGCAGACACTGGTCAGACATATGCTGCTGGCAGCAGACTTCGCACCGCAACCGGGCACGCGCTGCACCTGGTGTGATTATTCAATACCGTGTGGCAAATAA
- a CDS encoding 30S ribosomal protein S1 translates to MSEEFKERNGVEAGEESFAELFEQYSEGGGDNLNIGDKVSGTVIQVGETSVFVDTGTKLDGVVEREELLDEDGNCTVKDGDTVELYVVGKDSGGIKLSRAISGIGGLAMLEEAKASGLPVEGKVESTCKGGFNVTLMQRRAFCPVSQIDNRYVEDPEEYVGKTFEFMVTKLEQRGRNIVVSRRTLLERDAAEAAETFVNDTQVGDEVEGTISRLADFGAFVEIAPGLDGLVHISQISYGRIGHPEEAVSVGQKVKAKITKIDHDDKGRLKISLSMKELAQNPWDTISATFNEGDKVTGKVVRLADFGAFVEIAPGVDGLVHVSQMSYTKRINKPADFVSEGQQVAVKIMSIDLEKRRIGLSMKDAEGDPWLDVEEKYQAGQKVEGTVEKQEQFGIFIQLEPGITGLLPKSVYTRSEKASSFERLRSGETVEIVIGQVKAGERKISLTTGDVEDDGDWKDFAPTKKTTSLNMDGLGSLGSKLQEAFDKKK, encoded by the coding sequence GTGTCCGAAGAATTCAAAGAGCGTAATGGCGTGGAAGCAGGTGAAGAATCCTTCGCCGAACTGTTCGAACAGTACAGTGAAGGCGGCGGTGACAACCTGAACATTGGCGACAAGGTCTCCGGTACTGTCATCCAGGTGGGCGAAACATCCGTCTTTGTCGACACCGGCACCAAACTGGACGGCGTCGTCGAAAGGGAAGAACTGCTGGACGAAGACGGCAACTGCACAGTGAAAGACGGTGACACCGTTGAACTGTACGTTGTCGGCAAGGACTCCGGTGGCATCAAGCTCTCACGCGCCATCTCCGGTATCGGCGGACTGGCCATGCTTGAAGAAGCCAAAGCCAGCGGCCTGCCCGTGGAAGGTAAAGTCGAGTCCACCTGCAAGGGCGGTTTCAACGTCACCCTGATGCAACGCCGCGCATTCTGCCCGGTGAGTCAGATTGACAACCGCTACGTGGAAGACCCTGAAGAGTATGTCGGCAAAACCTTCGAGTTCATGGTCACCAAGCTGGAACAGCGTGGTCGCAACATCGTTGTATCTCGCCGGACGCTCCTTGAGCGCGACGCTGCGGAAGCTGCCGAGACCTTTGTCAACGACACACAGGTCGGCGATGAAGTTGAAGGCACCATCTCCCGTTTGGCCGATTTTGGCGCATTCGTTGAGATCGCTCCCGGCCTGGACGGTTTGGTCCACATCTCTCAGATTTCCTATGGCCGCATCGGTCATCCCGAGGAAGCCGTGAGCGTAGGCCAGAAAGTCAAGGCGAAGATCACGAAGATCGACCACGATGACAAAGGCCGCCTCAAAATATCCCTGTCCATGAAGGAACTGGCTCAGAACCCCTGGGACACCATTTCCGCCACCTTCAACGAAGGCGACAAGGTAACCGGCAAGGTCGTTCGTCTGGCTGATTTCGGCGCCTTTGTCGAGATTGCTCCCGGTGTGGATGGTTTGGTGCACGTCTCACAGATGAGTTACACCAAACGTATCAACAAACCCGCTGACTTCGTTTCCGAAGGCCAGCAGGTTGCGGTAAAGATCATGTCCATTGATCTGGAAAAACGCCGCATCGGTCTGTCCATGAAAGACGCCGAAGGCGATCCGTGGTTGGATGTCGAAGAAAAATATCAGGCAGGACAGAAGGTCGAAGGCACTGTTGAAAAGCAGGAGCAGTTCGGCATCTTCATCCAGCTGGAACCCGGCATCACCGGCCTGCTGCCCAAATCCGTCTACACCCGCTCAGAAAAGGCCTCTTCCTTTGAGCGCCTCCGCAGTGGTGAGACAGTTGAGATCGTCATCGGTCAGGTCAAGGCAGGCGAACGCAAGATCTCGCTGACAACCGGCGATGTCGAGGATGATGGAGACTGGAAGGACTTCGCTCCCACCAAGAAAACTACCTCCCTCAACATGGATGGTCTGGGTTCCCTCGGCAGCAAGTTGCAGGAAGCGTTTGATAAAAAGAAATAG
- a CDS encoding ornithine cyclodeaminase family protein: MTTEVLWISANEIDQLGISMAEIMDAVETGFAAMGRGEGEMPAKIGIHPRENSFTHAMPCYIGGGIDKAGVKCISGYPTNPAKGHPYITGIMLLTDPETGLPQAVMDAGWITAWRTGAASGVYARHFGTPDTESMSIVGTGVQARVNLLAMQAVFPKLNTVKCYGIREASMDRFISDMQPQLPDATISKHADLQEAVSDTDVLITCTPMVEHPERGILQSWLKESHLAIAVDYDSAIGEDVFADAHFTCDNRNQYAWTQKQGVFFQNGYPLPDDIDADMGEICAGRKQGVREGKRGAVLMGIGSHDVMTAALVYEHASVAGVGTKVEL; the protein is encoded by the coding sequence ATGACAACTGAAGTACTCTGGATCTCGGCCAATGAGATCGACCAACTCGGCATCTCAATGGCCGAAATCATGGACGCGGTTGAAACCGGATTCGCTGCCATGGGCCGTGGTGAGGGCGAGATGCCTGCAAAGATAGGCATCCACCCCAGGGAAAACAGTTTCACCCACGCCATGCCGTGCTACATTGGCGGAGGCATCGACAAGGCCGGCGTCAAATGCATCTCCGGCTATCCGACCAACCCTGCCAAAGGGCATCCGTACATCACCGGCATCATGCTTCTCACCGATCCGGAAACCGGGCTGCCCCAAGCTGTCATGGACGCAGGCTGGATCACTGCCTGGCGCACCGGCGCAGCCTCAGGCGTCTATGCCCGCCACTTCGGCACCCCTGACACCGAATCCATGTCCATTGTCGGCACAGGCGTCCAGGCGCGGGTCAACCTGCTGGCCATGCAAGCGGTCTTTCCCAAACTCAACACGGTCAAATGTTATGGTATTCGAGAGGCATCCATGGACAGATTCATTTCGGACATGCAACCCCAATTGCCAGACGCAACCATCAGCAAGCATGCCGACCTCCAAGAGGCGGTCTCCGACACAGATGTGCTGATCACCTGCACGCCCATGGTCGAACATCCTGAGCGGGGCATACTGCAATCATGGCTCAAAGAATCGCATCTCGCCATTGCGGTGGACTATGACTCCGCCATTGGCGAAGACGTCTTCGCAGACGCCCACTTCACCTGCGACAACCGCAACCAATATGCCTGGACGCAGAAACAAGGCGTCTTTTTCCAGAACGGCTATCCCCTGCCAGACGACATAGACGCCGACATGGGCGAAATATGCGCGGGCAGGAAGCAGGGAGTGCGTGAAGGCAAACGTGGTGCGGTCCTCATGGGCATTGGTTCACACGATGTCATGACCGCCGCCCTCGTATATGAACATGCATCAGTTGCCGGAGTCGGCACCAAAGTCGAGTTGTAA